The uncultured Sphaerochaeta sp. genome includes the window ATGAAAAAGACATTGCTGGTAGCTTGTTTGGTTTTGGTACTCGGAACATCGCTCTTATTTGCTGGTGGCGCAGCTGAGAAAGATGAATCAGACGGAAAGATGAAGGTTGCGCTGTTGCTCTCAGGGCCGGCCAACGACCAAGGATGGAATGCAGTAGCATTTGCCGGTCTGAAAGAGGCAGAGGAGAAATACAATCTCCAGACTGCATACTCAGAGAATGTGGGAATTGCTGATGGAGAGGCAGCGTTCCGTGACTACGCAGCCCAAGGCTATGACCTGGTGATCGGGCATGGTTTCCAGTTTGGTGAGCCGGCTGTCAGGGTCTCCTCCCAGTTCCCCGAAACAAAGTTCATGGCAATCGAGTCAAACGCCTATAGCGATAACGCTGCCAGTTATGTAATGGCTTGTGAAGAAGCTGGATACTTGATGGGAATGCTTGCAGCTTCCATGTCAGAAAGTGGCACCATCGGTATTGTTGGTGGCTTTGAACAGCCTTCAATCGTCAAGGTTCTGGAAGCGTACAAGATTGGCGCCAAGGCGGTGAACCCATCCATCAAGGTCTTGGAAGCATATGTAAGCAGCTTCACTGATGTTGCACTTGGAAAGGAAGCAGCTCTCTCCATGGCTGACCAGGGTGCAGATGTTCTCTCCCACTGTGCGAACCAGGCAGGGACCGGAGTAATCAAGGCAGCTGAGGAGCGCGGGTTGCTTGCAACCGGTGATTCCTATGACCAGAACTCCATCGCCCCTGATACGGTAATGGCGTCCACTATTTATAGTGTACCAGCCTTGGTCCTGACTGCGGTTGAGAAGGTAAGTACCGATACCTACGTGGGTGGAGTATTCAACCTCGGTATGCAGGATGGTGTTGTAGATATCTCAGGATACAACAGCTTTGAGGATACGATTCCCCAGGACGTCAAGGATATGGTTGCCTCAACCAGGCAGCAGATTCTGGATGGAAGCTTTACCGTCCCATTGATCGAGACACGTACCAAATAATCGTAGAATATGACGTGCTCCCTCTCAGCAGGGAGCACGCTCAGTTTGAGGAGATGGCATGGCATTTCTGGAAATGATCGACATTGACAAGGCATTCTTTGGCAAAAGCGCCAATTCGAAGGTCAACCTGCATGTAGACCATGGGGAGATCCATGCCCTGCTTGGTGAGAATGGGGCAGGCAAAACCACCTTGATGAACATTCTGTACGGGATTTATCAAGCAGATAGTGGTTCTATTGTCCTGGATGGAGTCCCCATTCAGATCAAGAGTCCGAAGGATGCCATCAGCCATAAGATTGGAATGGTGCGTCAACATTTTACCTTGGTTCCCACCCTGACTGTCAGTGAGAATATCACCCTTGGGTTGAAAAGTCCTGGGTATCCATTTGTCAAACGTAAACAGGTCGACGAGGAGATTCGCACGTTAAGTGAACGCTATAACCTCGCAGTCGATCCTACGGCACTGGTTAGCTCTCTCTCAGTTGGGCAGCAACAGCGGGTGGAGATCATCAAGGTGCTCTATCGGGAAGCACAGTTGCTCATACTCGACGAACCAACAGCAGTCCTTACACCCCAAGAGGTGGAGAGTCTGTTCGATATTCTAGGACGTCTGAGATCAGAAGGGCATTCAGTAATCATCATAACCCACCATATTGCTGAAGTTCTCTCACTAACCGACCGAATAACCGTCCTCAGGGGTGGTGAGAAGGTAGGGGACGTCCAGACAAAAGATACGAATGAAGCAGAACTCTCACAGTTGATGGTTGGGAGGAAACTCAACAGGATGGTTCGAACCAAATTGCCTTTCTCCTATGATCGTGAAGGGTTGATCGCCATTTCCATACAGGATGCTCAAGGCTCCGTAGGTCCCCTCTCCTTGCACGTTCCCCCAGAAAGGATTGTCGGGATTGCTGGAGTTGATGGAAACGGGCAGAAAGCGTTTGCTGAGTTGCTGCTCGGAATCAGGAAAATCAAGGAAGGCTCCCTAACGTTGGATGGCAAGAATTTGGAACACCTTGGCGTAAAACAACGCAGGGCGTTGGGTTTTGGATATATCTCTGACGACCGCTTGCTCGATAGCCTGGTATTGGATATGGATATGCAGGAAAATCTCCTGCTTACCCGTTTTCGAGGAGGGGAGTGTAATCATCACCACTTCATTGCTCGAAAGAAGCTTCGTGAGCTGACTGAACAGGCAGTTGAGAAATACGCGATCAAGAGTGGATCTTTGGAGTACCCCGTACGGTATCTCTCGGGGGGAAACCAGCAGAAGTTGATCCTTGCCCGTGAACTGGCTGGAAATGCGAAGGTGGTTATTGCTTGCCAGCCTACACGAGGTTTGGATGTTGGTTCGACCGAGGATGTGCATAAGACACTGTTGGAACTCAGGAGACAAGGCTCTGCCGTTATTTTGATCTCTTCTGACCTTGAGGAGATACTGGATCTAAGTGACAGCATAGCTGTGATGTATCGTGGACAGATCGTTGATGTGATCGAAAGCGAAGGAGATGTTGATTTGACCTATCTTGGGCTATTGATGGCAGGCTCCCCTGCAAGGAGGGAGGCATGAAACGGTCTGTTTCCAATCTTCTCTCGCTCACTGTGGTGACCGGTATTGTACTGGGTGTTTCACTGCTTCTGATCGCCTTGGTAGGGAGCAGTATTCCCTCATCTATCTCCAGTTTCCTACGGGGTATTGTTGGGTCAACGTATTCAATCGGGGAGGTCTTGGTACGAGCAACGCCCTTGATGCTTGCTGCCTTGGGTGTTTCAGTCGGGTTTCGTACCGGTTTCATCAATATTGGAGCAGAGGGCCAGATTTACCTAGGGGCAATTGCAATTACTTGGTTGGGGATGACGTTCCCTTCTTTGCCTCCAGTACTGATGATCTTTTTTGCCATGTTGGTTGGTTTTTTGGCTGGCGGACTGTGGTCCGTGATCCCTGGTATCCTTAAGGCCAAGTTTGGTCTTTCTGAGATCATCAATACCATTATGTTGAATTACATTGCCATCAACTTGGTGGGGATACTGGTCAGGACGAGTCTGAAAGATCCCTCCTATCCCTATCCGATGTCACCGATGTTGCCTCCCGCTTCCTATTTCCCTATGTTGCTTTTGCCTACACGCCTGCATGCAGGATTCCTACTCGCCCTGATTTGCGCCATTTTGGTCTACTTGCTGATGTTCAGGACGTCAACAGGATTCTGTATGCGGGCTGTGGGCCTTAATAAACGAGCTAGTGTGTGTAGCGGTATTTCTGTGAGGAGCCACATGGTGTTTTCCGCTTTGCTCAGTGGTGGCCTTGCTGGTTTGGCCGGGGTAAGTGAGATTGCTGGCTTACACCACCGCTTGATCGAAGGAATCAGTCCAAGCTATGGATACTTGGCTATCGTGGTCTCCCTTCTGGGGAAAAACCACCCATTCTGGATTATTCTCAGCTCTCTGGGTATTGCAGCCTTGCAGGTTGGATCGATGGCAATGCAGCGCAGCAGTGGGGTTCCTACATCTATTGCCAGCATCATCATGGGGTTGTTGGTCATTATGATTTTGGCACGGAAGCAGTTCTTTAGCTTCAAGGAGGTGTAGGATGAATCCTGTAACTCTTACCCTGATCACAACCTTTTTAGCGGCAACCATCCGAATGGCAACTCCTATCGCACTCGCTGGATTGGGAGAGACCGTAAGTGAACGCGCTGGGATAAGCAATATTGGAGTAGAAGCCATTATGCTTAGTGGTGCATATTTCAGCTTCTGGGCGATGTTCCAGACTTCCAGCGTAGGGCTTGGTCTGCTTGCCGGCATTGCCGGTGGTGTGGCCGCCAGCATGATCCATGCGGTACTGAGCATTCACCACAAGGCTGACCAGACAATTGCTGGCCTTGCCTTGAATTTTCTGTTTCTGGGCTTGACCAGTTTCTTGTTTCTGATTCAGTTCGGTAAGACTACCACGCTTCCTTCCATTGAGATTATCAATCGGGTAAAGCTTCCCTTACTTCACAGGATTCCTATCATCGGACCGGCATTGTTTGACCAAGATCCTTTTGTATATCTGTTGTTCTTGTGTGTGATTCTACTGTTGGTGTTGTTCTATAAAACTGAGTGGGGAGTCATTCTCAAGGCAGTGGGAGAGAACCCACGGGCTGCTGATACTGCCGGAATTAGGGTGAATATGGTTCGTTATGGGGCTGCCTGTATCAACGGGGTGCTTGGTGGCCTGGGGGGAGCCTACCTTTCAACAGTGAAACTCGGGTTCTTCCAGGAGAATCTCACCAGCGGGAAGGGGTATATTGCTTTGGTTACGGTCATTCTTGGGCGGCGGAATCCTCTTGGAGTCCTGGCAGCTGCATTGGTTATTGGCTCAGCTGAAGCTTTACAGATACGACTACAGACAATGGGCTCTGCGATTCCTTCCCAGGTGTTTGCGATGTTCCCCTACCTAGTGACAATTTTGGTACTGCTTTTCTCCATAGGAAAGAGTCAGGATCCTGCCTCCCTTGGGGTTCCGTATGAACGGGACAAACGCTAATATTGCTCCATGAAAGACTTTTTCACGATTGGGGAATTGGCAGATTTGTTCGCCATTGATGTACAGACGCTACGCTATTATGACAAGATTGGCTTGTTGGTTCCTTCCAATAGGAATCATGCCAACGGGTATCGTCTATACAAGTTTGACCAGGTCTACCAGGTAGCTTCTATTCGGTATTTGAAGCGTTTGGGGTACTCTTTGGAGCAAATCCGGGAGTATTTGGATAGCAGAACCCTCGACCATACCATTGAACGATTGCAAGGGCAGTCCGCTCTTCTGAGACAACGATGGCAAGAACTCATTTCCATCGATTCTGCAATCCAGCGAAAGATTGAGTTTATCAAGGTACAGCTTCCCCAGGTGAGACTGCAGGAGGTACAGGTAAAGACCTTTCCTGACCGGTACTATCTAGACATCGGTTCAGAGGAGACTCTTTACGGATCAGATGTATTCTACTTCCACCCAACCTTGGTATTTTATCGAGAAAACACGAAACAGTTTGGGGCGTATCTTTTCGAGTACACCCCTGAAGAATCAGAGATTCCTTCCATTCATGATGTGTCAATTATCAAAGGAGGCTCTTTCCTCTGCGGGTATCATCAGGGTTCTTACGAGACAATAGGAACAGCAATAGACCGGATCAGAAAAGAGAGAGGGGAGTATCGTCTTGCTGATTGGGAGGTCAACTTCAATATTCTTGACCAATTTGTAGAGCGAGATAGCAGTAGATTCATTACTGAGATCCAGATTCCGATTATTCCAGAGATTGTCTGTCGTTGATTCTTGATTTGGAATAGTTGTTCCTGTAAGCTCCTTCTTGTTGGTCTCACAGCTGTCGCAAGCAATTTGACATAAAAGTATTGCACTAACAGGAAGGGAGAGTTATGCGGATAACGAAGAAGGTTTTTATTGATTTGGCAATTTGGATGATGGGATTTGGTATGCTCGTGGGAATCATTTTCCCCTTCTTCATGATACTCTTGGGCATGGAGAGATCCCTGGCTTTTACTTGGTGGTTTTTTACTGTTTGTATTGCTGCGGGATTGTTTGTCGGTGCTGTGAATATTTTGCTTGCCCACAATATCGTTGGTAGTCGTCTGATAAAGCTTTCTCGCCATATGCTTAAGATCGAAGAACATATTAAGGAAGTCTCAGGCAGGGAAGATGTCTTGGATTGTACTCCCGAGAACTGTCATATACCTGTTGATAGTGAGGATGTCATTGGGGCTAGCTCGCAAGCATTCAATACGCTTGTTGACACACTTTCTTCCTCGATGCGTCTGGAGAAGGAAATACGGTCGTTTACACGAATGTTGACCAGTTATTTAGAGACGGATCAGTTATGCAAGACTGCACTTAATAGCATGATGAAAATGTTTTCCATCGATGGGGGGGCGATTTTGGTCGAGACTGGGGGGGAGCTTGTTCCTGTTGCTGCTGTGGCATTGAGACAACATGAAGCTTTGGGTAAAAACTCAATTGTATTATCCTCTATGCAGAGTCTTCATCGTTCTACAATATCTATTCCTGACGGATTGTTCCTGGATGGTGTCATTACTGCTTTTAGACCCTCGCAAGTCATTGTCCAGCCTATTGTCTACAAACAGGTTCCTCTCGGTGTTCTTGTGTTTGCCCGTGCGCTTCCAATTGCGCAAGAAGCGATAGATACGATTGAGCTTTTTAGTAACAGCCTAGCGCTTGCTTTACATAATGCAATCACCCATGACCAGGTACAGATGCTTGCCGCTATTGATCCCTTGACAGGTCTCTATAACCGGCGATTTGGACTTACGCGTCTTCATGAGGAATTTGTTCGGACTATCAAACAAGATGGCTCTCTTGGGTTATTGATGATGGATATTGATAAATTCAAGCAGGTAAATGATACGTATGGGCATACGGTAGGGGATAGGGTGCTTCAAGCGGTTGCTACTACTGCACGCAGTCAACTTCGTGAAGGAGATATTCTTGTACGTCTCGGTGGAGATGAGTTCTTGGTTTTACTTATTGGTGCGGGCAAAGAGGATTCAATCGAGATTGCTGAATCTATCAGGCGGAAGATTGAGAATAAGCGAGTTACCTACGGGGATCAAGAAATACACGTGACAGTGAGTATTGGAGGGGTTTCCTTTCCAGAGAAGGATGCCAAACATGAAGGTGAGCTGATAGAGATTGCAGATAGGGCGCTCTACTTGGTAAAGGAGAGTGGGAGGAATAGAGCTTCGTTGTAGAGAGATTCAATTCATGACGAAGTAGTGAAATCTATAGAGACTGTCTTAGGTGTTGTACTGTCGATTGTGACAGACCTGGTTCTTGGATCTGTTGCATCCGCATTGTCTTCACCCCCTTCATCATTTTCGACCGTTTCATCAGAGATTGTGTGTTCGATGACTGTGATCTCCCAATCTCCATAAGGGACTAAAGATATCGGAAAATAATCATTAGCTATGAACCATTCATCAGTAAAATATTCGAATGCATCCTCGTCTGTGACATCTTCTGAGGTGCCACTCATGGTAAAATTCTCTTCTGCATTAGGGTCATCGTTGAAAATTCCAGTGATGGTATATTGGGTATCAGCATTAGGAGTCACATATACCCAAATCTCCCCTTGAGGTTCTAAGATGATCTCCTCCTCACAACCGATCAGGAACAAGGTCATTGCAATCAAGCAACCGGCGATAAGCAGAGAGTGGATAGGTCGTCTCATGGGAGGCCTCCAAGAGGGGATTTTAATTCTGATAGAACAAGTATGGTCTTATGATAAGTCACCTTTCTTTTATAGCGCAAGGTGAAATTGCTCTAATTGAAGAGATTCCTATATCCCAAACATCTCCCCGCATAACTGTTTTCCTGACTTTGTCTTAAAAATCTCCTCATATACCTTTCTAATTGCTTCAATGTCTGTTTTCTTCTCTTGGAGGTTAACCAGGAAGTCACTCTCTACGAGGATCTGGTAATCGATTCCATCAATGGTATCATAGGTGTGGTGATGCCCTACCAAGAATGCTACTCGTTCGATCATTGAAGAGGGAAAATCAAGCTTTGTCAGGAGATCTCTAGAGAGCGGAGGTCCTTCCTTTTCCTGTAAATCTCCTCTGCTGCTTCCATACTTTACTAGGGACACCTTTATACCAATATCATGCACAAGGGCAGCTGTCTCCAAGGTTGCAAGCGTTTTATCATCAATTCCTTCAAGCAAGCCAATCGTCCTGGCATAGTCGTGGACCTTGGTTAGGTGAGCAATACGTTCTGGATTGCCCCTTTCATAGGTGAACATCTGTTCATGAAGCAGGGCAATGAGATGATTGGTGTTTTGCATAACAATAGGTTCCTTACGTTACTGAGGTACAGGGCGTATCCTTCCCGTGAAGAGTTGCTATCATCGTTTTGCTAACCAATGCATCGCATTCTGCCACATCATTTGATAGCCTTCCCATTCGACAAAATCCTGAGGACACCAGTGTGGCCCGATATCAGACATCCAAACCAATGATCGTCCTTTCCCATACTCCATTGTAGCGAGCAGAGGATGCCCGTAGCCAGTTTGCAGGATGAGATGGGCATCCTTTTTCAGGGGTGCCTCTTGATATCCCAAGAGGATAGGCCACTGATTAGGAATGTTTTCAATAATTGGATGTTCAGGGTCAAGAACTTCAATAGGTGTGCCTTCTGGCGTCTCCACGCGGTCATCAAATGTATAGATATCTACAGGAAGCACCTCTTCAATCGGTGTCCTAAAGTACTTTGCAGATGCTTGGATACCCGCAAAAGAGAGATACCCTCCACACATGCATAGTGCACCGCCATTTTTCACCCATTCCCTGATCAGTTGAAGACGATTTACCGAAGTCTTGCCTTCAATAAACACACGGCGACTTAACAGAAGTGTATTTGCCCCAATGTCACTAAGAATTATCACATCATATTTTGATAATTCTTCAATACTGGAAGGAAACTCTTCGCCAGCAAGATGGCCGGCAAGATGTGTGTATTCAATCTCCTTATTCGCTTCCATGGCTTTTCTCATATGCTCTTGACCGGTTTCATAGATACCGGAACTGAAGTGGTCAAATCCTTTGTGGTGAGTACTTTCGGAAAACCAGGATTCACCGACTAACATGACTTTGATAGATTTCATTTGGCAGCCTCCTTTTGCAGGTTTGGTTGAGTGGGTTCTCGGAAAACCACTTTCTTGTGTTCAGTAAAGTAATTCATAACCATTACCAGGATAAGAACACCACCCCAGATGAGCGAAATATAGTAGCTACTGATTCTTGGGAAGCGGTTGAGGCCAGTTTCAAGCAGGCGTAACAGGATAATTGCTAAAACAACCCCACTGATTCGTCCTCGGCCACCATAGGGGTTCACTCCACCCAACACAACAATCAAGACACATTGCAGGGTATAGACTGTCCCATAGTCTGCTCTTGCAGAGTTGTAATTGGCAAGCATGATCATTCCACCAAGTGCCGCACAAATACCTGAGAGCATATAGGTCTTCATGTACAGCCTATCAATATGTAGTCCACTAAATTTTGCTACATTCTCATTGGTTCCCAGCATGTAAATCTTTGTTCCAAAGACGGTCTTTGAGATGAGAAACCAAATAAGGGCTGCCATCACGATAAAAATGATCAATTGGACTGGAATCAGATCGAATAGACGATTATTGATGGTTTTGGCGTATGTACGAGAAAACTTGCTTACAGCATTTCCATTCGTCATTGCCAGGCAAATACCAGTAAACAACTCCCCAGATCCCATAGTGGCGAGAATGGGAGGGATATGGAATTTTGAAACAAGTAATCCATTGAATAACCCCAAAGACCCTCCAATGAGAATTCCCAAGAGAAATACCAAGGGAATGGCAAAGGCTGGAAGACCTCCCGCAGCATCAGTAAGCCTCAGGAGAAGGAACCCCATAAGGATGGAAGTGAGGTTGGCCGTTCCAACGACCGATAAGTCAATACCTCCTGTAATCATGCAGAGCATGACCCCCAGGCTCATAATACCAAACTCTGGGAACTGGGCAGCCATTGTCTGAAAATTGATCACAGAATAAAACTTGTTGAACCTAGTAATTGCCATGAACAACAACCAGATGACAATCATCAAGATCAAGCGCCAGAGATGCCGGTCATTGCGATACATTTGTTGGAAACGTTGCATTGGCTGTATCCTTTCCTGGGTCATCATGCAGCCTCCTTGCTCTTCACTCGTTTACTGCGAACTCTATTCATGTGCATTACCTGATAAGCACTAACCCCGGTTCCAATGATGATCAAGGCACCAGTGAATACACTCTTATACGAAGTTGGTATTCCAAGCAGAATCATGGAATTTTCCACAATGACGATAAGCAAGGTTCCAAGCATACATCCCAGTAAAGTACCGCGTCCTCCCGTAATAGCTGTGCCACCCAAGACTACGCCGGCAATGATATTCATTTCCATACCGAGCATGTTGGTGGGATGAGCTTGTTGCATCATGCATACCCTGATAACACCGGCAAGGCTGGCGATCATACCTACCATGATATACATGACCACCTTTGTCCGCACTACGTTGAAGCCTGCTCGGTGTGCACTGACCTCACTTCCTCCTATCGCATAGATTCCGCGCCCAAACATGGTGTATTTCAACAGGAAAAAGACGAATAGCAGTACAATAACAAAGGCAATGAAGGTAACGGGCATGCGACTGGTCAATCCAGATACAGGATTCCGTGCTGTAAAGAGTGCAGAAGTTCCCCAGTCTCTCATTCCTGAAGGGATAATGGTCAACTGTCTTGAATTCAATGCACCTTGCATAATACCCTTGAATACGCTTGAGGAACCGAGCGTTACAATGAGAGCAGGAAGCTTGAAATATCCAATGAACAACCCATTAAAAGCTCCAAGCAAGGCCCCTATGGCGAGGGCCATCAGGATTGCGACCCAAACACCACCCTCGTAATTAGTGTCCAGCAGATATTTTGTTGTTGCATAAACGCTTAAAGAAGCTAGCGCCGGAAATGAAACATCGATACCTCCAGATATAATTACCAAGAAAGTACCTATCGCAAACAATCCAGGGACAATCAACGCTGATGCAATGTCAACAAGGTTGTTGGAAGAGAAAAATTGCCCAGATCGGAATTCTATCAACAAGCATAGCGCCAGAAGTACCAGAAAAATATAGGGTTCATTCCGACGAGAGAGTTTCTTAAGTAACGTACGTGTTGTATCCACCGTAATGCCTCCCTACAACATATGTGACAAAATCAGCTTCTCATCAGTCTTCTCTGCTGAGAGCTCTGTAACAATCCTTCCATTCTTCATAACCAGGATGCGTGAACAATTTTCTATCACCTCAGGAAGATCATCGCTGAAGATGATGATGCCAATCCCTTTCTTTGCCAGATCCTGCAGAATCCCGTGGATATCATGTTTTGATCCAATGTCTACTCCAACAGTAGGTCCGTTCAGAACCAAAATCCTTGGATTACAAGCAAGCCATTTAGCGAGCACGATTCTTTGCTGATTACCGCCTGATAGCGTCTGGCTTGCATTGTTTGCATCCGGTGTTGCGATTGCAAGGTTGTCCACCCATCTGGACACCTCTTTGGAGCGTTTCTCCTCGTCCAGAATCCCTGCTTTTTTTGTGAGTTGGTCGATCTCAGAGATGACAATGTTATCAGCAATACTTTGTGAAAGGAAAAGGCCTTCACTCAAGCGGTCTTCTGGGACATAGCCAATATCGAAATTGATGGCATCTCGAGGACTTTGTATGGAAACTGGGTTCTCATCTACAAAGAATGTCCCCTCATCAATTGGCTTGATACCAAACATGGAGAGGGCTAATTCTGTTCGGCCTGAATCCAAGAGTCCGGTAATACCAATAATCTCCCCTTGGCGGAGAGAG containing:
- a CDS encoding GGDEF domain-containing protein, translating into MRITKKVFIDLAIWMMGFGMLVGIIFPFFMILLGMERSLAFTWWFFTVCIAAGLFVGAVNILLAHNIVGSRLIKLSRHMLKIEEHIKEVSGREDVLDCTPENCHIPVDSEDVIGASSQAFNTLVDTLSSSMRLEKEIRSFTRMLTSYLETDQLCKTALNSMMKMFSIDGGAILVETGGELVPVAAVALRQHEALGKNSIVLSSMQSLHRSTISIPDGLFLDGVITAFRPSQVIVQPIVYKQVPLGVLVFARALPIAQEAIDTIELFSNSLALALHNAITHDQVQMLAAIDPLTGLYNRRFGLTRLHEEFVRTIKQDGSLGLLMMDIDKFKQVNDTYGHTVGDRVLQAVATTARSQLREGDILVRLGGDEFLVLLIGAGKEDSIEIAESIRRKIENKRVTYGDQEIHVTVSIGGVSFPEKDAKHEGELIEIADRALYLVKESGRNRASL
- a CDS encoding ABC transporter ATP-binding protein, with the translated sequence MAFLEMIDIDKAFFGKSANSKVNLHVDHGEIHALLGENGAGKTTLMNILYGIYQADSGSIVLDGVPIQIKSPKDAISHKIGMVRQHFTLVPTLTVSENITLGLKSPGYPFVKRKQVDEEIRTLSERYNLAVDPTALVSSLSVGQQQRVEIIKVLYREAQLLILDEPTAVLTPQEVESLFDILGRLRSEGHSVIIITHHIAEVLSLTDRITVLRGGEKVGDVQTKDTNEAELSQLMVGRKLNRMVRTKLPFSYDREGLIAISIQDAQGSVGPLSLHVPPERIVGIAGVDGNGQKAFAELLLGIRKIKEGSLTLDGKNLEHLGVKQRRALGFGYISDDRLLDSLVLDMDMQENLLLTRFRGGECNHHHFIARKKLRELTEQAVEKYAIKSGSLEYPVRYLSGGNQQKLILARELAGNAKVVIACQPTRGLDVGSTEDVHKTLLELRRQGSAVILISSDLEEILDLSDSIAVMYRGQIVDVIESEGDVDLTYLGLLMAGSPARREA
- a CDS encoding ABC transporter permease, with the translated sequence MKRSVSNLLSLTVVTGIVLGVSLLLIALVGSSIPSSISSFLRGIVGSTYSIGEVLVRATPLMLAALGVSVGFRTGFINIGAEGQIYLGAIAITWLGMTFPSLPPVLMIFFAMLVGFLAGGLWSVIPGILKAKFGLSEIINTIMLNYIAINLVGILVRTSLKDPSYPYPMSPMLPPASYFPMLLLPTRLHAGFLLALICAILVYLLMFRTSTGFCMRAVGLNKRASVCSGISVRSHMVFSALLSGGLAGLAGVSEIAGLHHRLIEGISPSYGYLAIVVSLLGKNHPFWIILSSLGIAALQVGSMAMQRSSGVPTSIASIIMGLLVIMILARKQFFSFKEV
- a CDS encoding HD domain-containing protein; this translates as MQNTNHLIALLHEQMFTYERGNPERIAHLTKVHDYARTIGLLEGIDDKTLATLETAALVHDIGIKVSLVKYGSSRGDLQEKEGPPLSRDLLTKLDFPSSMIERVAFLVGHHHTYDTIDGIDYQILVESDFLVNLQEKKTDIEAIRKVYEEIFKTKSGKQLCGEMFGI
- a CDS encoding ABC transporter permease, yielding MMTQERIQPMQRFQQMYRNDRHLWRLILMIVIWLLFMAITRFNKFYSVINFQTMAAQFPEFGIMSLGVMLCMITGGIDLSVVGTANLTSILMGFLLLRLTDAAGGLPAFAIPLVFLLGILIGGSLGLFNGLLVSKFHIPPILATMGSGELFTGICLAMTNGNAVSKFSRTYAKTINNRLFDLIPVQLIIFIVMAALIWFLISKTVFGTKIYMLGTNENVAKFSGLHIDRLYMKTYMLSGICAALGGMIMLANYNSARADYGTVYTLQCVLIVVLGGVNPYGGRGRISGVVLAIILLRLLETGLNRFPRISSYYISLIWGGVLILVMVMNYFTEHKKVVFREPTQPNLQKEAAK
- a CDS encoding ABC transporter permease; its protein translation is MDTTRTLLKKLSRRNEPYIFLVLLALCLLIEFRSGQFFSSNNLVDIASALIVPGLFAIGTFLVIISGGIDVSFPALASLSVYATTKYLLDTNYEGGVWVAILMALAIGALLGAFNGLFIGYFKLPALIVTLGSSSVFKGIMQGALNSRQLTIIPSGMRDWGTSALFTARNPVSGLTSRMPVTFIAFVIVLLFVFFLLKYTMFGRGIYAIGGSEVSAHRAGFNVVRTKVVMYIMVGMIASLAGVIRVCMMQQAHPTNMLGMEMNIIAGVVLGGTAITGGRGTLLGCMLGTLLIVIVENSMILLGIPTSYKSVFTGALIIIGTGVSAYQVMHMNRVRSKRVKSKEAA
- a CDS encoding BMP family protein, with amino-acid sequence MKKTLLVACLVLVLGTSLLFAGGAAEKDESDGKMKVALLLSGPANDQGWNAVAFAGLKEAEEKYNLQTAYSENVGIADGEAAFRDYAAQGYDLVIGHGFQFGEPAVRVSSQFPETKFMAIESNAYSDNAASYVMACEEAGYLMGMLAASMSESGTIGIVGGFEQPSIVKVLEAYKIGAKAVNPSIKVLEAYVSSFTDVALGKEAALSMADQGADVLSHCANQAGTGVIKAAEERGLLATGDSYDQNSIAPDTVMASTIYSVPALVLTAVEKVSTDTYVGGVFNLGMQDGVVDISGYNSFEDTIPQDVKDMVASTRQQILDGSFTVPLIETRTK
- a CDS encoding glutamine amidotransferase, whose protein sequence is MKSIKVMLVGESWFSESTHHKGFDHFSSGIYETGQEHMRKAMEANKEIEYTHLAGHLAGEEFPSSIEELSKYDVIILSDIGANTLLLSRRVFIEGKTSVNRLQLIREWVKNGGALCMCGGYLSFAGIQASAKYFRTPIEEVLPVDIYTFDDRVETPEGTPIEVLDPEHPIIENIPNQWPILLGYQEAPLKKDAHLILQTGYGHPLLATMEYGKGRSLVWMSDIGPHWCPQDFVEWEGYQMMWQNAMHWLAKR
- a CDS encoding MerR family transcriptional regulator is translated as MKDFFTIGELADLFAIDVQTLRYYDKIGLLVPSNRNHANGYRLYKFDQVYQVASIRYLKRLGYSLEQIREYLDSRTLDHTIERLQGQSALLRQRWQELISIDSAIQRKIEFIKVQLPQVRLQEVQVKTFPDRYYLDIGSEETLYGSDVFYFHPTLVFYRENTKQFGAYLFEYTPEESEIPSIHDVSIIKGGSFLCGYHQGSYETIGTAIDRIRKERGEYRLADWEVNFNILDQFVERDSSRFITEIQIPIIPEIVCR
- a CDS encoding ABC transporter permease: MNPVTLTLITTFLAATIRMATPIALAGLGETVSERAGISNIGVEAIMLSGAYFSFWAMFQTSSVGLGLLAGIAGGVAASMIHAVLSIHHKADQTIAGLALNFLFLGLTSFLFLIQFGKTTTLPSIEIINRVKLPLLHRIPIIGPALFDQDPFVYLLFLCVILLLVLFYKTEWGVILKAVGENPRAADTAGIRVNMVRYGAACINGVLGGLGGAYLSTVKLGFFQENLTSGKGYIALVTVILGRRNPLGVLAAALVIGSAEALQIRLQTMGSAIPSQVFAMFPYLVTILVLLFSIGKSQDPASLGVPYERDKR